The following coding sequences lie in one Mesorhizobium sp. NZP2298 genomic window:
- a CDS encoding TIGR02281 family clan AA aspartic protease has protein sequence MSSRLFWIMMAVIGVGAVLLMLNDSAGSTLGVENYDFGRLIWLGAFGALIGAGLLRSGRPLGAMARNLGAWAAIVLALITGYQYRYELQDVASRVTAGLVPGSPLALGVEDGHATVTLDKADNGHFEARILVNGNPVRAVVDTGATSTVLTSEDAQAAGFNPAALNYTIPVSTANGMARAAAVKTDAVAIGGIVRKNMSVMVAAPGMLSQSLLGMNFIGSLSGFDVRGDRMILRD, from the coding sequence ATGAGCAGCCGGCTGTTCTGGATTATGATGGCGGTGATCGGCGTGGGAGCGGTCCTGCTCATGCTCAACGACTCCGCCGGCAGCACGCTTGGCGTGGAAAATTATGATTTCGGCCGGCTGATCTGGCTTGGCGCCTTCGGCGCGCTGATCGGTGCCGGCCTGCTGCGGTCAGGCCGCCCGCTGGGCGCGATGGCCCGCAACCTTGGCGCCTGGGCGGCAATCGTGCTCGCTCTGATCACCGGCTACCAGTATCGCTACGAACTGCAGGACGTAGCCAGCCGGGTGACAGCCGGCCTCGTCCCCGGCAGTCCGCTGGCGCTTGGCGTCGAAGACGGCCACGCCACCGTGACCCTCGACAAGGCCGACAACGGCCATTTCGAGGCGCGCATCCTGGTCAACGGCAACCCGGTGCGGGCCGTGGTCGATACCGGCGCGACCAGCACGGTGCTGACGTCCGAAGACGCGCAAGCCGCCGGCTTCAACCCCGCCGCGCTCAACTACACCATACCGGTTTCGACAGCCAACGGCATGGCGCGCGCCGCGGCGGTCAAGACCGACGCGGTGGCGATCGGCGGCATCGTGCGCAAGAACATGTCGGTGATGGTCGCGGCTCCTGGCATGCTGAGCCAGAGCCTGCTCGGCATGAACTTCATCGGCTCGCTGTCGGGCTTCGACGTGCGCGGCGACCGCATGATTCTCAGGGATTAA
- a CDS encoding thermonuclease family protein, with amino-acid sequence MSRSWSPRSRRRYAPVTRSPWRRLLDYGLTTIILGLLILLAARLDRVETRQTQGAAIINDGDSITLGAERIRMRGIDAPEYTQTCRRNGVDYACGTLARQSLVRLIAGRPVTCSGWQRDRYGRLLGDCKAGGTDLNRAQVAAGWAVAFGDYEGEEATARAAKVGIWAGTFDRPQDWRDSHHGEVVERKHGTLASIGDAVREIFRFW; translated from the coding sequence ATGAGCCGTTCCTGGTCGCCAAGATCGCGCCGACGGTACGCACCGGTGACCAGGAGCCCGTGGCGGCGGCTTCTGGATTATGGGCTTACGACAATCATTCTGGGGTTGCTGATCCTGCTGGCGGCACGTCTCGATCGGGTGGAAACGCGCCAGACGCAGGGTGCTGCGATCATCAATGACGGCGATTCCATCACACTTGGCGCCGAGCGCATCCGCATGCGCGGCATAGATGCCCCGGAATACACCCAGACCTGCCGCAGGAACGGTGTGGATTATGCCTGTGGCACGCTTGCGCGCCAGTCGCTGGTGCGCCTAATCGCCGGCAGGCCGGTCACCTGCAGCGGCTGGCAGCGGGATCGCTATGGCCGACTGCTTGGCGACTGCAAGGCCGGCGGCACGGATCTCAACCGCGCCCAGGTCGCGGCGGGCTGGGCCGTTGCCTTCGGCGACTACGAAGGTGAGGAAGCGACTGCCCGCGCGGCAAAGGTCGGTATCTGGGCGGGTACATTCGACCGGCCGCAGGACTGGCGCGACAGTCATCACGGCGAGGTGGTGGAGCGAAAACACGGCACGCTGGCGTCGATCGGCGACGCCGTGCGGGAGATTTTTCGCTTCTGGTGA
- the dusA gene encoding tRNA dihydrouridine(20/20a) synthase DusA — protein sequence MAKNQEHSVAVAPMVDWTDRHCRFFHRQLTNRALLYTEMVVADAVLHGARDRLLGFDAVEHPVALQLGGSDPAKLAEAARIGEAFGYDEINLNVGCPSDRVQSGTFGACLMKVPNLVAECVEAMKAAVTIPVTVKCRIGVDEQDPEPALDALANGVFNAGADALWVHARKAWLEGLSPKENRDIPPLDYNRVYRLKVEKPSKFIGINGGIQSLEEARAHLEQVDGAMLGRAAYHTPGILAGVDAGFYGAKPEAFDFAALIDAMAGYAARHIEQGGRLGHVTRHMVGLFHGLPGARRYRQILSTDANRPGAGPDVLKTAFAAVEFGAGTAEAA from the coding sequence ATGGCGAAAAATCAAGAACATAGCGTGGCCGTGGCCCCGATGGTGGATTGGACGGACCGGCATTGCCGGTTCTTCCATCGCCAGCTGACGAACCGTGCGCTGCTTTACACCGAAATGGTGGTGGCAGACGCGGTCCTCCACGGCGCGCGCGATCGGTTGCTTGGCTTCGATGCGGTGGAACATCCGGTCGCCTTGCAGCTCGGCGGTTCCGATCCCGCGAAACTTGCCGAGGCCGCGCGCATTGGCGAGGCCTTCGGCTATGACGAAATCAATCTCAATGTCGGCTGCCCGTCCGACCGCGTCCAGTCGGGGACGTTCGGGGCCTGCCTGATGAAAGTGCCCAACCTTGTCGCCGAGTGCGTCGAGGCGATGAAAGCGGCGGTGACCATCCCCGTCACCGTCAAATGCCGCATCGGTGTCGACGAACAGGACCCGGAGCCGGCGCTCGATGCACTGGCGAACGGGGTTTTCAATGCCGGCGCCGACGCCTTGTGGGTGCATGCGCGCAAGGCGTGGCTGGAAGGGTTGAGCCCCAAGGAAAACCGCGATATTCCGCCGCTCGACTATAACAGGGTCTATCGGCTTAAGGTTGAAAAACCGAGCAAATTCATCGGGATCAATGGGGGTATTCAGTCACTTGAAGAGGCGCGGGCGCATCTAGAACAGGTTGACGGCGCCATGCTTGGCCGCGCCGCCTACCACACGCCAGGCATTCTGGCCGGCGTCGACGCCGGCTTCTACGGCGCAAAGCCCGAGGCGTTCGATTTCGCAGCGCTTATCGACGCGATGGCGGGTTATGCAGCGCGCCACATCGAACAGGGCGGACGGCTCGGCCATGTCACCCGCCATATGGTCGGGCTGTTCCATGGGTTGCCCGGTGCACGCCGTTACCGCCAGATCCTGTCGACCGATGCAAACCGGCCCGGTGCCGGGCCTGATGTGCTGAAGACGGCGTTTGCGGCCGTCGAATTTGGCGCAGGGACCGCCGAAGCGGCCTGA
- a CDS encoding GNAT family N-acetyltransferase yields MPKRSRGSPPETFDLANIRFTEVARATLVSFEALFEQPGSPKYCWCMAWRQSGRGHVQSDEKKRRMMALLDASTRSASSPMLDGKTIGWCSVAPRETYRKLSKQQDDRESGVWSIVCFYVPRVLRGGGLASALLDAAIDHAFAKGARVIQAYPVAEASPSYRFMGFRDMFASCGFREAGMAGSRRHVMRLEH; encoded by the coding sequence ATGCCAAAACGCTCGCGCGGATCGCCGCCAGAAACGTTTGACCTCGCCAACATCCGCTTCACCGAGGTGGCGCGGGCGACCCTTGTCAGCTTCGAGGCTCTGTTCGAGCAGCCGGGGTCGCCAAAATACTGCTGGTGCATGGCCTGGCGGCAGTCCGGCCGCGGGCACGTCCAGAGCGACGAGAAGAAGCGGCGGATGATGGCACTCCTCGATGCCAGCACCCGGTCGGCATCGTCGCCGATGCTCGACGGCAAGACCATCGGCTGGTGCTCGGTCGCGCCACGCGAGACCTATCGCAAGCTTTCAAAGCAGCAGGATGATCGCGAGAGCGGCGTATGGTCGATCGTCTGCTTCTATGTGCCGAGGGTTTTGCGCGGCGGCGGCCTTGCTTCGGCATTGCTCGATGCCGCCATCGATCATGCCTTCGCCAAGGGCGCGCGTGTCATTCAGGCCTATCCGGTGGCCGAGGCGTCGCCGAGTTACCGTTTCATGGGTTTTCGCGACATGTTTGCATCGTGTGGCTTCCGCGAGGCCGGCATGGCCGGTTCTCGCCGACATGTGATGCGGCTCGAGCATTGA
- a CDS encoding DUF1289 domain-containing protein, with protein sequence MTAIESPCILVCSIDMKTGFCFGCGRTREEIGAWMGMTPETRRNVMAELPARLETVERRPRRETRRTRMARERDAL encoded by the coding sequence ATGACGGCCATCGAATCCCCCTGCATCCTCGTCTGTTCGATCGACATGAAAACCGGCTTCTGTTTCGGTTGCGGCCGCACGCGCGAGGAAATCGGCGCCTGGATGGGGATGACGCCCGAAACGCGCCGCAATGTGATGGCCGAACTGCCGGCCCGGCTGGAAACGGTCGAGCGCCGGCCGCGCCGGGAAACGCGCCGCACCCGCATGGCGCGCGAACGCGACGCACTCTAG
- a CDS encoding glutathione S-transferase: MKLYDGGRAPNPRRVRVFLAEKGIAVPIVSVDMGALEHKSQTVSSRNPLQRLPVLELDDGTIITESVAICRYFEELQPEPALFGHGALGKAQVEMWQRRMELNLLSSVAQAFRHIHPAMKEWEIPQVPEWGEANKPKAVEFLRILDRELASREFAAGDSYSIADITGLIAIDFMKPARIKVPEECTNVLRWHQAVSSRPSAAA, from the coding sequence ATGAAGCTTTACGACGGCGGCCGGGCGCCCAATCCGCGGCGGGTTCGCGTTTTCCTTGCAGAGAAGGGGATCGCGGTTCCAATCGTGTCCGTCGACATGGGCGCGCTGGAGCACAAGAGCCAAACAGTGAGTTCGCGCAACCCTTTGCAACGCCTGCCGGTGCTGGAACTTGACGACGGCACGATCATCACGGAATCCGTCGCCATCTGCCGCTATTTCGAGGAGTTGCAGCCCGAACCGGCCCTGTTCGGACACGGCGCGCTCGGCAAGGCGCAGGTCGAGATGTGGCAGAGGCGGATGGAGCTCAATCTGCTGAGCAGCGTCGCGCAGGCCTTTCGCCATATCCATCCTGCCATGAAGGAATGGGAAATCCCGCAGGTTCCGGAATGGGGCGAGGCCAACAAGCCGAAGGCGGTCGAGTTCCTGAGGATCCTCGACCGCGAGTTGGCGAGCCGTGAGTTCGCCGCCGGCGACAGCTATTCGATTGCCGATATAACCGGCCTGATCGCGATCGACTTCATGAAGCCGGCCCGCATCAAGGTGCCGGAGGAATGCACCAATGTGTTGCGCTGGCATCAGGCGGTCTCCAGCCGCCCGAGTGCCGCCGCTTGA
- a CDS encoding DNA alkylation repair protein, with protein MAELSPQSSADEIVAHLRLIGSEENRLGMLRYGIKIERALGIPHGVQRQIARKIKRNHERAFELWESGIMEAQFIASVTADPKRFSAANARQWAASFDSWDIVDGVSDLFVDTDAWKELIGEFAADEREFVRRTAFAMMAWSVVHRKKEPEATFLTFLPIIEAHATDDRNFVKKAVNWALRSIGKRSMAMHGAALAVAERLARSPDKTARWIGKDAVKELTDAKTLARIAARNV; from the coding sequence ATGGCCGAGCTTTCGCCCCAATCCAGTGCCGACGAAATCGTCGCGCATCTGCGCTTGATCGGCTCGGAGGAAAATCGCCTTGGCATGCTGCGCTACGGTATCAAGATCGAACGCGCGCTTGGAATTCCACATGGCGTCCAGCGGCAGATCGCTCGGAAGATCAAACGCAACCATGAGCGCGCTTTTGAGCTGTGGGAGTCAGGCATTATGGAGGCGCAGTTCATCGCTTCCGTCACCGCCGACCCGAAGCGGTTTTCTGCCGCGAACGCAAGGCAATGGGCGGCCAGTTTCGATTCCTGGGATATCGTCGACGGCGTCTCTGACCTCTTCGTCGACACGGACGCCTGGAAGGAACTGATCGGCGAGTTCGCGGCCGACGAACGGGAATTCGTTCGACGCACGGCTTTTGCCATGATGGCCTGGTCTGTGGTCCACCGGAAGAAAGAGCCGGAGGCGACTTTTCTCACCTTCCTGCCGATCATCGAGGCGCATGCCACCGACGACCGTAATTTCGTGAAGAAAGCCGTGAACTGGGCGCTTCGTTCCATCGGCAAGCGATCGATGGCCATGCATGGCGCTGCCCTTGCTGTCGCTGAACGGCTCGCTCGATCGCCCGACAAGACGGCACGCTGGATCGGTAAGGATGCCGTGAAGGAACTGACCGATGCCAAAACGCTCGCGCGGATCGCCGCCAGAAACGTTTGA
- a CDS encoding nicotinate-nucleotide--dimethylbenzimidazole phosphoribosyltransferase: protein MTSALPFDDFRNLLDNLPAADLKAEARVHALFAKADKPAHSLGRIEEIAAWLAAWSGRAPPAVTRPLMAVFAGNHGVVRHSISPRPVAATANAVELCAAGGAAINQICIANDLGLKVFDLALHIPTGDITDDAALDERGCAATMAFGMEAIAGGTDLLCLGDLGVGNSTVAAALFAALFGGRGADWVGPGSGADAAMQARKAEVVDAALAFHSDHLEDPLEALRRVGGREFAAIAGAILAARMQKIPVLLDGFAATAAAAVLYAANPAVLDHCLLASLSPESAHARAAELLGFRPLLDLGISHGEGSGAALGAGLVKAAALTSSGMAAAVRG, encoded by the coding sequence ATGACCAGCGCGCTACCTTTCGACGATTTTCGCAACCTGCTCGACAATTTGCCGGCAGCCGACCTCAAGGCGGAAGCGCGCGTGCATGCGCTGTTCGCCAAGGCGGACAAGCCAGCGCATTCGCTCGGCCGCATCGAGGAGATCGCCGCGTGGCTTGCGGCCTGGAGCGGCAGGGCTCCGCCCGCCGTGACAAGGCCGCTGATGGCGGTCTTCGCCGGCAATCATGGCGTGGTCAGGCATAGCATTTCGCCACGCCCGGTGGCGGCGACAGCCAATGCGGTCGAGCTTTGCGCGGCTGGTGGTGCGGCGATCAACCAGATCTGCATCGCCAACGATCTCGGGCTGAAGGTGTTCGATCTTGCGCTGCACATCCCGACCGGCGACATCACCGATGATGCCGCGCTTGACGAGCGCGGTTGCGCGGCGACCATGGCCTTCGGCATGGAAGCGATCGCCGGCGGCACCGACCTGCTTTGCCTCGGCGATCTCGGTGTCGGCAATTCCACCGTCGCCGCCGCGCTGTTTGCGGCACTATTCGGGGGCAGGGGTGCCGATTGGGTCGGCCCGGGATCCGGCGCCGATGCGGCTATGCAGGCGCGCAAGGCGGAGGTGGTCGATGCGGCGCTGGCGTTTCACAGCGACCATCTAGAGGACCCGCTGGAAGCGTTGCGCCGGGTCGGCGGCCGCGAGTTCGCGGCGATAGCCGGCGCCATCCTCGCCGCGCGGATGCAAAAGATCCCGGTGCTGCTCGACGGCTTTGCGGCAACGGCCGCCGCGGCGGTGCTCTATGCCGCGAACCCCGCAGTGCTAGACCATTGTCTTCTCGCCAGCTTGTCGCCGGAGTCCGCGCATGCAAGAGCCGCCGAGCTGCTTGGCTTCCGCCCACTGCTCGACCTGGGCATAAGCCACGGCGAGGGGTCGGGGGCGGCACTTGGCGCAGGTCTGGTCAAGGCGGCGGCGCTGACCAGTTCGGGCATGGCGGCAGCTGTTCGGGGCTAA
- a CDS encoding DUF3299 domain-containing protein: MSIHFKSILALAAALSLPAAGASAETMQIFWKDLRPATQAVAEDAGLPMIAAKLPDHGETLSVDLQDKTVQLAGYALPVDRDGDLVYQFLLVPWTGACSHMPTPPPNQIVLVTPAHPYKMSQAYQSVAVTGALKPDMEKSQLFILDGVSVIQSGYTVRKAEVVGVDTVPDTITLPVNSPWSFLNKKKN; this comes from the coding sequence ATGAGCATCCATTTCAAATCAATCCTGGCGCTCGCGGCCGCGCTGTCTCTCCCCGCTGCCGGCGCCTCGGCCGAGACGATGCAAATTTTCTGGAAGGATTTGCGCCCGGCGACCCAGGCCGTTGCCGAAGACGCCGGCCTGCCGATGATCGCGGCAAAATTGCCCGATCATGGCGAGACGCTCTCCGTCGATCTGCAGGACAAGACCGTACAATTAGCCGGATATGCATTGCCGGTCGATCGCGACGGCGATCTCGTCTATCAGTTCCTGCTGGTGCCATGGACGGGCGCGTGCAGTCACATGCCGACGCCACCGCCCAACCAGATCGTGCTGGTCACGCCAGCCCACCCCTACAAGATGTCGCAAGCCTACCAGTCGGTCGCCGTCACCGGCGCCCTGAAGCCGGACATGGAGAAAAGCCAACTGTTCATTCTGGATGGCGTCAGCGTCATCCAGTCCGGCTATACCGTGCGCAAGGCGGAGGTCGTCGGTGTCGACACTGTGCCTGACACCATCACCCTGCCGGTGAATTCGCCCTGGAGTTTTCTCAACAAAAAGAAGAACTAG
- a CDS encoding sensor histidine kinase, protein MPLQRSNTADKFIVDRRKRHRNSDVARAVRKTRDRLSQQAGNLDFDRELLKLHARAMTSGAVVIPLLVLAIAAAGRLAGVGNEIGFWALFTLISYTIVVFMARRVERTEASELNPLQARREFLAGHFLCGLGWAWFVWLGCGACDVDQFQVVKAVVLLFAMAGTAVMASSLSGVLLATFAMPVALYAYVGTRLWMPVEAIMAGLLVLSLPFFAYVAHHINRSSLMLLSFRSEKDALIAELETAKSMSDEARRRAEDANLAKSRFLASMSHELRTPLNAILGFSEVMANEVLGPMSNPTYRDYAHDVHDSGQHLLDLINEILDLSRIEAGRYQLNEEPVMLLNIVEDCCHMMELKARNKDIRVIQDFEQTLPRLFADERAVRQIALNLLSNAIKFTATGGEIRVRVGWTAGGGQYISIKDNGPGIPEDEIPIVLSAFGQGSIAIKSAEQGTGLGLPIVQGLLAMHGGQFELHSKLREGTEAIAIFPLSRVMEELPALPTAAVAARRR, encoded by the coding sequence ATGCCCTTGCAACGCTCGAACACAGCGGACAAGTTCATTGTGGACCGCAGGAAACGGCATCGCAACAGCGATGTCGCGCGCGCGGTGCGCAAGACGCGCGACCGTCTTTCGCAGCAGGCCGGCAATCTCGATTTCGACCGCGAACTGCTGAAACTACACGCGCGCGCCATGACAAGCGGTGCCGTGGTCATCCCGTTGCTCGTCCTGGCGATCGCAGCAGCCGGCCGGCTCGCCGGCGTCGGCAACGAGATCGGGTTCTGGGCGCTGTTCACGCTCATCTCCTATACGATCGTCGTCTTCATGGCGCGGCGCGTCGAGCGGACGGAAGCTTCCGAGCTCAACCCCTTGCAAGCGAGGCGGGAATTCCTGGCCGGCCATTTCCTTTGCGGTCTCGGCTGGGCCTGGTTCGTCTGGCTTGGCTGCGGCGCCTGCGATGTCGACCAGTTCCAGGTGGTCAAGGCCGTGGTGCTGCTGTTTGCCATGGCAGGGACCGCGGTCATGGCCTCATCCCTGAGCGGCGTGCTGCTGGCGACCTTTGCCATGCCAGTGGCGCTCTATGCCTATGTTGGCACCAGGCTGTGGATGCCCGTCGAGGCGATCATGGCCGGGCTGCTTGTCTTGTCGCTGCCCTTCTTTGCCTATGTCGCCCACCACATCAACCGCTCCTCCCTGATGCTGTTGTCGTTCCGCTCCGAAAAGGACGCACTGATCGCCGAACTCGAGACGGCGAAATCGATGTCGGACGAGGCGCGGCGGCGGGCTGAGGATGCCAATCTGGCGAAGTCGCGCTTCCTCGCTTCGATGAGCCATGAATTGCGCACGCCGCTCAACGCCATTCTCGGCTTTTCCGAGGTGATGGCGAACGAAGTGCTGGGGCCGATGAGCAACCCCACTTATCGCGACTACGCCCATGACGTGCACGACTCCGGCCAGCATCTGCTCGACTTGATCAACGAGATCCTCGACCTGTCGCGTATCGAGGCCGGCCGCTACCAGCTCAACGAAGAGCCGGTGATGTTGCTGAACATCGTCGAGGATTGCTGCCATATGATGGAGTTGAAGGCGCGCAACAAGGACATCCGGGTCATCCAGGATTTCGAACAGACATTGCCGCGTCTGTTCGCCGACGAGCGCGCCGTGCGCCAGATCGCGCTCAACCTTTTGTCCAACGCCATTAAATTCACCGCCACCGGCGGCGAAATCCGCGTCCGCGTCGGCTGGACGGCGGGCGGCGGGCAATACATTTCGATCAAGGACAATGGCCCCGGCATTCCCGAGGACGAGATTCCGATCGTGCTTTCAGCCTTCGGCCAAGGCTCGATCGCCATCAAGAGTGCCGAGCAGGGCACCGGACTTGGCCTGCCGATCGTGCAAGGGCTGCTTGCCATGCATGGCGGCCAATTCGAGCTCCATTCCAAGCTGCGCGAAGGCACCGAGGCGATTGCCATCTTCCCGCTGAGCCGGGTGATGGAAGAGCTGCCGGCGTTGCCGACCGCGGCAGTAGCGGCCCGTCGGCGATAG
- a CDS encoding uracil-DNA glycosylase family protein, producing MHQCVALASGGLQPPECRRLSMKLDSFAAEVRACRICVENPIGKPLPHEPRPVLRPSSSARILIASQAPGTKVHLSGMPFTDASGDRLRNWLGVTSDEFYDIEKFAIVPMGFCFPGQDAKGGDLPPRRECAPAWRAPLMALMPRIDLVLTIGIYAQSWHMGAARRPSLTETVMDWRAIWESSSGAKVLPLPHPSWRNSGWLKQNPWFEMDLLPFLRSEIRYRIG from the coding sequence ATGCACCAATGTGTTGCGCTGGCATCAGGCGGTCTCCAGCCGCCCGAGTGCCGCCGCTTGAGTATGAAACTGGACAGTTTTGCAGCAGAGGTCCGAGCCTGCCGCATCTGTGTCGAAAACCCTATCGGCAAGCCGCTGCCACATGAGCCGCGACCGGTATTGCGTCCCTCGTCCAGCGCCCGCATCCTGATCGCCAGCCAGGCGCCGGGAACCAAGGTGCACCTATCAGGCATGCCGTTCACCGATGCTTCCGGCGACCGCCTGCGCAACTGGCTTGGTGTGACCAGCGACGAATTCTACGACATCGAGAAATTCGCCATCGTGCCGATGGGGTTCTGCTTTCCCGGCCAGGATGCCAAGGGCGGCGACCTGCCGCCCAGGCGCGAATGCGCGCCGGCTTGGCGCGCGCCCTTGATGGCCCTGATGCCGCGAATAGACCTCGTGCTGACGATCGGCATCTATGCGCAGTCCTGGCATATGGGCGCCGCGCGCCGCCCCTCGCTGACGGAAACGGTGATGGACTGGCGTGCCATCTGGGAGAGTTCCAGCGGAGCGAAAGTGCTGCCGCTGCCGCATCCATCCTGGCGCAACAGCGGCTGGCTGAAGCAGAATCCATGGTTTGAAATGGATTTGCTGCCTTTCCTTCGGTCGGAAATCCGCTATCGCATTGGCTAG
- a CDS encoding GNAT family N-acetyltransferase yields the protein MTADWDARGIEIRSERLCLKLVTPDDADEVFAAITPAITRFMQWEPPRSPAAFAQVWRSWLTLIRSGSDLHFVARSVADDRCLGLVGLHAAKTVSPELGIWIREDAQGDGIGREAIGAVVEWASERLDPDCFQYPVAEKNVASRRIAEGLGGSVIETRSNPKYTSVVYRIPNLRR from the coding sequence ATGACCGCAGATTGGGATGCCCGCGGCATTGAAATCAGATCGGAGCGGCTTTGCCTGAAGCTGGTTACGCCTGACGATGCGGACGAGGTCTTTGCCGCCATCACGCCCGCAATCACCCGCTTCATGCAATGGGAACCACCTCGATCACCGGCGGCCTTCGCGCAAGTATGGCGATCCTGGCTGACGCTGATCCGTAGTGGGTCGGATTTGCATTTCGTCGCGCGTTCGGTGGCGGACGATCGCTGCCTGGGGCTTGTCGGCCTTCACGCGGCAAAGACGGTATCTCCTGAGCTTGGTATTTGGATAAGGGAAGACGCTCAAGGAGACGGTATTGGCCGTGAGGCCATTGGCGCTGTTGTTGAGTGGGCTTCCGAGCGACTCGATCCGGATTGCTTCCAATACCCCGTTGCCGAAAAGAACGTGGCGAGCAGGAGAATCGCGGAAGGCCTTGGCGGGTCGGTCATCGAGACACGATCCAATCCGAAATATACCTCGGTCGTCTATCGTATCCCCAATCTCAGGCGTTGA
- a CDS encoding NAD(P)-dependent oxidoreductase: MASVAFLGLGVMGYPMAAHLSNKGGHDVTVYNRTRAKAEQWVGQHGGSLAVTPAEAAKDKDFVFSCVGNDDDLRSVTTGPDGAFNSMKKGSVFIDNTTASAEVARELAEAAQAGGFSFLDAPVSGGQAGAENGVLTVMVGGDQAAFDRARPVIDAYARMVGLMGSAGAGQLTKMINQICIAGLVQGLSEGIHFGKKAGLDIEKVIEVISKGAAGSWQMENRHKTMNAGKYDFGFAVDWMRKDLGICLEEADRNGAKLPVTALVDQFYKDVQAMGGKRWDTSSLLARLEK, translated from the coding sequence ATGGCATCTGTGGCATTTCTCGGTCTTGGCGTTATGGGCTACCCCATGGCGGCACACCTCAGCAACAAGGGCGGCCACGACGTCACCGTCTACAACCGCACCAGGGCCAAGGCCGAGCAATGGGTCGGCCAGCATGGCGGCAGCCTTGCGGTGACGCCGGCGGAGGCCGCCAAGGACAAGGACTTTGTCTTTTCCTGCGTCGGCAATGACGACGATCTGCGCTCGGTGACGACCGGCCCGGATGGTGCCTTCAACTCGATGAAGAAAGGTTCGGTCTTCATCGATAACACCACGGCCTCGGCCGAGGTCGCGCGCGAGTTGGCGGAGGCCGCGCAAGCCGGCGGCTTCTCGTTCCTCGACGCGCCGGTCTCCGGTGGCCAGGCCGGTGCCGAGAATGGCGTGCTGACCGTCATGGTCGGCGGCGACCAGGCCGCCTTCGACAGGGCTAGGCCGGTGATCGATGCCTATGCCCGCATGGTCGGGCTTATGGGATCGGCGGGCGCCGGCCAACTGACCAAGATGATCAACCAGATCTGCATCGCCGGGCTGGTGCAGGGCCTGTCGGAAGGCATCCATTTCGGCAAGAAGGCCGGGCTCGATATCGAGAAGGTGATCGAGGTGATTTCCAAGGGTGCGGCCGGATCCTGGCAGATGGAAAACCGGCACAAGACCATGAATGCGGGAAAATATGATTTCGGTTTTGCCGTCGACTGGATGCGCAAGGATCTCGGCATCTGCCTGGAGGAGGCTGATCGCAACGGCGCCAAGCTGCCGGTGACCGCGCTTGTCGACCAGTTCTACAAGGACGTGCAGGCCATGGGCGGCAAGCGCTGGGACACGTCCTCGCTGCTGGCGCGGCTGGAGAAGTAG
- a CDS encoding Lrp/AsnC family transcriptional regulator yields MDRLDRKILRLLQEDATLAVADVAKKVGLSTTPCWRRIQKLEEEGVIKRRVAILDHEKVNVRVTVFVSIRTNSHSHEWLRRFSEVIQEFPEVVEFYRMSGDVDYLLRVVVPDIAAYDAFYKRLIAKIEIRDVSSSFAMEQIKYTTEIPLDYMVLDKEPGANAA; encoded by the coding sequence ATGGACCGCCTTGACCGAAAGATCCTACGTCTCCTGCAGGAGGACGCGACGCTCGCGGTGGCCGATGTCGCCAAGAAAGTCGGCCTGTCGACCACGCCCTGCTGGCGCCGCATCCAGAAGCTCGAGGAGGAGGGCGTCATCAAGCGGCGCGTGGCCATTCTCGACCATGAGAAGGTCAATGTGCGGGTCACTGTCTTCGTCTCGATCCGCACCAATTCACATAGCCATGAGTGGCTGCGGCGGTTTTCCGAGGTCATCCAGGAATTTCCCGAGGTGGTCGAGTTCTACCGCATGAGCGGGGACGTCGATTATCTCTTGCGCGTCGTGGTGCCCGACATCGCCGCCTATGATGCCTTCTACAAGCGGCTGATCGCCAAGATCGAGATCCGTGACGTGTCGTCGTCCTTCGCCATGGAGCAGATCAAGTACACCACCGAAATCCCGCTCGACTATATGGTGCTGGACAAGGAACCGGGTGCCAACGCTGCCTGA